The following are encoded together in the Arcticibacterium luteifluviistationis genome:
- a CDS encoding hybrid sensor histidine kinase/response regulator transcription factor has translation MRILISVLLLFLLQSLSFAQNPNDLFNPKAQSLTFYLMDVESGLSHNVVNGIEQDSLGFMWIATSEGLNRYDGKNFKVILKNNILPNKGPADNFIERIIRNHKGQLVLTGGNGLNIFDPKINHFYKLDKTTGLIGDNVSSVIYGPNNELILGIYDEGLQIIKDTSSIAIFRHEEGNKKSLSSNEVSCLSMQGDSLLWAGTFSDGLNKINLKTGKVDRIALKGFHENINCLYTDKQGNIWIGTGKGIQVLTVNNRLITINKASKPQAGLSDDNILCFEKDVAGNLWVGTRNGGLNIIKPESVLDNKPFKIRWFLPSTDGSSVFNRTVSALKRGVDGNMWIGTSTGINFVNPHGEPIKLLTRNLSNPNTLAHNRIGSFAKSKNGNIWIGTDGGGLDYYHPSTGVLKNFHHDSNKKNSLSNDYILAVLEDSKKRVWVGTYQGGLNLLDYDTGNCQYFLQGLPQDGSDVRKITEDKKGNIWVGTNRGGLYRYKEQTTSFEYIKVLGKVDIREILHDDVGNLWLATYGSGIIKYDTKTNTSTEFSNTTDRSFPGSVVYSMCWLDNGELLAGTRSNGLFRFDTKSKTIQRFTKEDGLNNNTIHSLTRDQNGIVWLGSFNGICYFDPVSNYIGNLNTFNNIQKSEFSIGAGYCSVNGDIYLGGNKGLNIFNPKDLQQDSYNYPLVFTDLRILNKTVMARDTSQLAFLPENISYLKELNLTYNQSPFSLDFVNLKYPRITNEKYAYKLEHFHNQWIETNEVGTANFSNIPPGKYIMRVRSMNNTGHYVENTIKVNIKPPFWRTPWAYLLYTVLIFGLAIMAFRYYSERLKLKNSLLFEKKQRQLESDLNEERVRFFTGFSHELKTPLTLIMASVDDLAEDPKDNIQQKSFKMVQRNARYLFDMISKLLEFRKTELDLSQLKPANYFIGEKLSQWVELYQPLAIHHKITLNTHFSERDFETAFDLEKMQIVVNNLLSNALKYCSAGQQVDIYLNENESDFDIIVKDNGPGIELAHQNMIFDWYYQAGSINRHKGTGIGLALTKRFVDEHDGNISLVSEKGEGCVFTVTIPKFLADENQAQEEDNAKSNLWLPEIAEHDEIILENLNKEDERPLVLLIDDNPQILSYLAGLLKNDFNLVFGENGNIGLEQAIKYIPDLIISDVMMPERNGIDLCGVLKSQAATTHIPVILLSAKDSEESITSGLEKGADDYITKPFNRKILLARIQNLLDAKIRLRKHYQVNEEAQEVLTEAQKNDIKREQKFLQYLDQIILEQMANQKADVDTISQLMGMSRTSMFRKIKAITGQNINQYIRTYKLKRAAMLIVDEKLGIAQAAFEVGFNDQKYFRKLFKEQFGMLPSEMLHGKSKN, from the coding sequence ATGAGGATTTTAATTTCTGTTTTACTTTTATTCCTATTGCAAAGTTTATCCTTTGCCCAAAATCCTAATGATTTATTCAATCCTAAGGCTCAGTCGCTAACTTTCTACCTCATGGATGTAGAGTCTGGTTTATCACATAACGTGGTAAATGGTATTGAACAAGACTCTCTAGGTTTTATGTGGATTGCGACATCAGAGGGGCTTAACAGATATGACGGTAAAAACTTCAAAGTAATTCTGAAGAATAACATCCTCCCAAATAAAGGTCCTGCGGATAACTTTATTGAACGAATTATACGAAACCACAAAGGGCAATTAGTGTTAACTGGGGGAAATGGATTAAATATTTTTGACCCAAAAATCAATCACTTTTATAAACTAGACAAGACAACAGGACTAATTGGAGATAATGTCAGTAGTGTTATTTATGGCCCCAATAATGAACTCATTTTAGGGATTTATGATGAGGGCCTACAAATCATAAAAGACACAAGCTCAATAGCTATTTTTAGGCATGAAGAAGGAAACAAAAAGAGCTTATCTTCTAATGAAGTCTCTTGCCTTAGTATGCAAGGGGACAGCCTTCTTTGGGCGGGAACATTTAGTGATGGGTTGAATAAAATAAACCTTAAGACAGGCAAGGTTGACCGAATTGCTTTAAAAGGGTTTCATGAAAACATAAACTGTTTATACACCGACAAGCAAGGAAACATTTGGATAGGGACAGGAAAAGGTATTCAAGTTTTAACGGTTAATAATAGACTCATTACCATTAACAAAGCCAGCAAACCACAAGCAGGTTTAAGCGACGACAATATACTTTGTTTTGAAAAAGACGTAGCGGGTAACCTTTGGGTGGGAACTCGTAATGGAGGGTTAAACATCATTAAACCCGAAAGTGTTTTAGATAATAAACCTTTTAAAATACGCTGGTTTCTGCCAAGCACTGATGGTTCTAGCGTATTTAATAGAACCGTATCTGCCCTTAAAAGAGGGGTTGATGGGAATATGTGGATTGGTACTAGCACCGGAATAAACTTTGTAAACCCACATGGCGAACCCATAAAGCTTCTGACCAGAAATCTGTCAAACCCCAATACTCTTGCTCATAACAGAATTGGCTCTTTTGCTAAATCAAAAAATGGGAATATATGGATAGGAACAGATGGAGGTGGTCTTGATTACTATCATCCATCTACTGGTGTTTTGAAAAACTTCCATCATGATAGTAACAAGAAGAACTCGCTTTCTAACGACTATATCTTAGCCGTTTTAGAAGATTCAAAAAAGCGAGTATGGGTAGGCACCTACCAAGGCGGCTTAAATTTGTTAGATTATGACACAGGAAATTGCCAATATTTCCTTCAAGGTTTACCGCAAGACGGAAGTGATGTTAGAAAGATTACTGAAGATAAAAAAGGGAACATTTGGGTAGGAACTAACAGAGGTGGGCTTTACCGTTATAAGGAACAAACTACCAGTTTTGAATACATTAAGGTGCTAGGAAAGGTTGATATTAGAGAGATACTACATGATGATGTAGGTAATCTTTGGCTGGCTACTTATGGGTCAGGAATCATAAAGTATGATACTAAAACCAATACAAGTACAGAATTCAGCAATACTACTGATAGAAGCTTTCCTGGCTCTGTGGTTTACAGCATGTGCTGGCTTGATAATGGCGAATTACTTGCTGGAACCAGAAGTAACGGGCTTTTCAGATTTGATACCAAATCAAAAACAATACAGCGATTTACCAAAGAGGATGGCCTCAATAATAACACCATTCACAGTCTTACACGTGACCAAAACGGTATCGTTTGGCTCGGTTCGTTTAATGGTATTTGTTACTTTGACCCCGTCAGTAATTATATAGGAAACCTTAACACTTTTAACAATATACAGAAAAGTGAGTTTAGCATAGGAGCTGGCTATTGCAGTGTAAACGGTGATATATATTTAGGAGGAAATAAAGGTTTAAATATCTTCAACCCCAAAGACCTTCAACAAGACTCTTATAACTATCCTTTGGTGTTTACAGACCTAAGAATATTGAATAAAACGGTGATGGCAAGAGACACTAGCCAGCTCGCTTTTTTACCGGAAAACATCTCTTACCTTAAAGAGTTAAACCTTACTTATAACCAAAGCCCTTTCTCTTTGGACTTTGTCAATCTTAAATACCCAAGAATCACCAATGAGAAATATGCTTACAAATTAGAACACTTTCATAACCAATGGATTGAAACCAATGAGGTAGGAACCGCAAACTTTTCAAATATTCCTCCTGGCAAATATATCATGCGGGTGCGTTCCATGAACAATACTGGGCACTATGTTGAAAACACCATTAAGGTTAACATAAAACCTCCTTTCTGGCGTACCCCCTGGGCATATCTACTTTATACTGTTTTGATTTTCGGCTTAGCCATTATGGCTTTCAGGTATTATAGTGAACGACTGAAACTTAAAAACTCTCTTTTATTTGAGAAGAAACAGCGTCAACTAGAAAGTGATTTAAATGAAGAAAGAGTCCGATTTTTCACAGGATTCTCACATGAACTTAAAACGCCACTTACACTCATAATGGCTTCTGTGGATGACTTAGCAGAAGACCCAAAAGACAATATTCAGCAGAAAAGCTTCAAAATGGTTCAGCGTAACGCTCGCTACCTTTTTGACATGATTAGCAAATTACTAGAATTTAGAAAAACCGAGCTAGACCTTAGTCAGCTTAAACCAGCTAATTATTTCATCGGTGAAAAACTGAGTCAATGGGTAGAGCTCTATCAACCCTTAGCTATTCATCATAAAATTACGCTAAATACGCATTTCTCTGAAAGAGATTTTGAAACGGCTTTTGACCTTGAAAAAATGCAAATAGTGGTTAATAATCTTCTTTCAAATGCTCTCAAATATTGCAGTGCTGGTCAGCAGGTTGACATATATTTAAATGAAAATGAAAGCGATTTTGACATAATTGTAAAAGACAACGGCCCCGGAATTGAGCTAGCTCATCAAAACATGATTTTTGACTGGTATTATCAAGCTGGTTCTATCAATAGACATAAAGGGACTGGAATTGGCTTGGCACTAACCAAACGCTTTGTGGATGAACATGATGGCAACATAAGTTTAGTTTCTGAAAAAGGTGAAGGATGTGTTTTTACCGTAACTATTCCGAAATTTTTAGCAGATGAGAATCAAGCTCAAGAGGAAGACAATGCAAAATCTAATTTGTGGTTACCAGAAATAGCCGAGCACGATGAAATAATTCTTGAAAACTTAAACAAAGAAGATGAAAGACCTTTGGTGCTGCTGATTGATGATAATCCTCAAATTTTATCCTATTTGGCTGGTCTTTTAAAGAATGACTTCAACTTAGTTTTTGGGGAAAATGGTAATATTGGCCTAGAACAAGCCATTAAGTACATACCTGACCTCATCATTTCTGATGTGATGATGCCCGAAAGAAACGGCATAGACTTATGTGGTGTTTTAAAGAGCCAAGCAGCCACCACTCATATTCCTGTGATTTTGCTTTCAGCCAAAGACAGTGAAGAAAGTATCACAAGCGGCCTAGAAAAAGGTGCTGATGATTATATAACAAAACCATTTAACAGGAAGATTTTACTGGCGAGAATACAAAACCTGCTGGACGCCAAAATTAGGCTAAGAAAACACTATCAGGTGAACGAAGAAGCTCAGGAGGTACTTACTGAAGCTCAAAAAAATGACATAAAACGTGAGCAAAAATTCTTGCAGTATCTAGACCAAATAATTTTGGAACAGATGGCAAACCAAAAGGCCGATGTGGATACCATATCTCAGCTGATGGGCATGAGCCGAACCTCCATGTTCCGAAAGATAAAAGCCATTACTGGTCAAAATATTAACCAATACATCAGAACGTATAAGTTAAAACGAGCTGCTATGTTGATTGTAGACGAAAAATTAGGTATTGCTCAAGCAGCTTTTGAGGTAGGCTTTAATGACCAAAAATACTTTAGGAAGTTGTTTAAAGAGCAATTTGGTATGTTACCATCAGAAATGCTCCATGGAAAGTCTAAAAACTAG
- a CDS encoding CusA/CzcA family heavy metal efflux RND transporter has translation MFDKIIAYSVQNKFIIGLFMLALSIWGFYSIRQIPIDAVPDITNNQVMIITTSPTLATQEVEQFITTPIELSLQNLQNTEEIRSISRFGLSVITVVFEEDYDIYLARQLVGESLKGAQENIPEGLGTPELAPISTGLGEIYQYVVIAEEGYKDQYSLSDLRTIQDWIVKRQLSGIPGVAEINSAGGFLKQYEVAVNPSLLKAMGINITDVFDAMVVSNENTGGGYIEKNESTYYIRTDGVAGSLEDIGNIVVSEKNHIPVLIKDVAKVQYGKALRYGAMVRDAEEVVGGKVMMFKGANAAEVTELVKERVLQIQKSLPEGVVIEPYLVRDKLVSTAIGTVEKNLIEGGLIVIFILVILLGNWRAGLIVASVIPFAMLFAISMMNLLGISANLMSLGAIDFGLIVDGAVIIVESIVHRLHVGFGNKRLTQSQMDKEVISSSQKIRSSAAFGEIIILMVYIPILALVGIEGKMFKPMAQAVMLAIAGALILSLTYVPMMSALFLKKEVSTKRTMADRIIDFFQKLYAPILDLALRFKAAFVAFTFILFVVSLVMFSKMGGEFIPTLEEGDLAMQQILPPGSSLSQSVETAKIIQNKLLKEFPEIEDVVLTIGSSEIPTDPMPVEVGDYTLVMKPKSEWTSASSRQEMFDKIDASLVDIPGVSYDYSQPIQLRFNELMTGTKADIAIKLFGDDLDLLYTNAKKAEKLISSVSGVGSINVEQTIGMPQIIIDYNYDKMAQYGLAIKQVNQVVRTAFAGEKAGIIYEGEKRFDLVLRLDQENRTGMQDVLNLFITLSNGNQIPLSSVADISLKDSPMQISRENTNRRIVIGVNVGDTDVETLVGNIQDKLDANLELPSGYYFTYGGQFENLKKANARLAVALPLALAMIFILLYFTFGSLAQACLIFTAIPLSAIGGVWALELRSLPFSISAGIGFIALFGVAVLNGIVLLGYFNQLKKEGMTNVLDRIIEGTKVRLRPVLMTAAVASFGFLPMALSSSGGAEVQRPLATVVIGGLITATFLTLIILPILYYWLENWNDRKLKVSPSKMAMVLVLLLGVSVKGMTQKRAIDLETALEIAIQSHPEVRVADLALEQSKSLQNLRYNPGNTDFNFQADAINEKFYGQHVNQIVVKQSFQNPSLLKATNKLQDELATRDAINKTLTLAELKRDVRWLFYQIQFKKHLLELYTSQIETYAEYQKMASVRLNAGASNPMESLNLKAKSNEFGLLQSQTELELENLEKALQFQLNTQEAVITVARDEIMSYSTFTIEGIPQVKMREQEMLISKAQTDVLRSKMKPDFHIGYAAQNYYQGGWLSGAQAGISLPLFNGQTKKKIEAQKIAVKQAEAERNSEMLRAELAINAAQRAIQVYEKGRSFYKEQLETLTPEMVRVTQLNYEAGELPYLELLNTLQISANTQKAYLEQVWALNQAIANYQFLTNQ, from the coding sequence ATGTTCGATAAGATAATTGCTTATTCGGTGCAGAATAAGTTTATAATAGGGCTATTTATGCTTGCCCTGAGCATTTGGGGTTTTTACTCCATTCGCCAAATCCCCATTGATGCCGTACCTGACATCACAAATAATCAGGTGATGATTATTACCACTTCACCTACCTTGGCTACACAAGAGGTGGAACAATTTATTACTACGCCCATTGAGCTTTCGCTCCAAAACCTTCAAAATACAGAGGAAATTAGGTCTATTTCTAGATTTGGTTTGTCTGTAATTACCGTGGTTTTTGAAGAAGACTATGACATCTATTTGGCTAGACAGCTAGTAGGCGAAAGCCTCAAAGGTGCTCAAGAAAACATACCAGAGGGTTTGGGAACACCAGAGTTGGCTCCAATTTCTACAGGTTTAGGAGAAATTTATCAATATGTGGTTATAGCCGAAGAAGGCTATAAAGACCAATATTCACTCTCTGATTTAAGAACTATTCAAGACTGGATAGTCAAAAGACAACTTTCAGGAATTCCGGGTGTGGCAGAAATTAACTCTGCGGGAGGTTTTCTGAAACAATATGAGGTAGCTGTAAACCCAAGCCTTTTAAAGGCGATGGGCATAAATATTACCGATGTTTTTGATGCCATGGTTGTTAGTAATGAAAACACCGGCGGTGGTTATATAGAAAAGAATGAAAGTACCTACTATATAAGAACAGATGGTGTTGCGGGCTCTTTAGAAGACATTGGAAACATTGTGGTATCTGAGAAAAACCACATTCCAGTTTTGATAAAAGATGTGGCAAAGGTTCAGTACGGAAAAGCCCTTCGTTATGGTGCCATGGTTCGTGATGCCGAAGAAGTAGTAGGCGGAAAAGTGATGATGTTTAAGGGAGCTAATGCTGCCGAGGTTACTGAACTAGTTAAAGAGCGTGTACTTCAAATTCAGAAATCATTGCCAGAAGGAGTGGTGATTGAGCCTTATTTGGTGCGTGATAAACTGGTTTCTACCGCCATTGGCACAGTAGAGAAAAACCTCATAGAAGGCGGATTAATTGTCATCTTTATTTTAGTGATTCTATTGGGTAACTGGCGTGCTGGCCTTATCGTAGCATCTGTTATTCCGTTTGCTATGCTGTTTGCCATTTCTATGATGAATTTGCTGGGTATCTCAGCCAACTTGATGAGTCTTGGAGCTATTGACTTCGGTTTGATAGTAGACGGAGCCGTAATTATTGTAGAGTCCATTGTTCATCGATTGCATGTGGGCTTTGGAAATAAACGGCTTACTCAGTCTCAAATGGACAAAGAGGTTATCTCTTCTTCCCAAAAGATTAGAAGCTCTGCTGCTTTTGGAGAAATTATCATTTTGATGGTCTATATTCCTATTTTAGCCTTAGTGGGCATTGAAGGTAAAATGTTTAAACCTATGGCTCAGGCTGTGATGTTGGCCATTGCGGGTGCATTGATTTTGTCATTAACTTATGTGCCTATGATGTCCGCTTTGTTTTTGAAAAAAGAGGTGAGTACCAAAAGAACAATGGCCGATAGAATCATTGATTTCTTTCAGAAGCTATATGCTCCTATTTTAGATTTGGCACTTCGTTTCAAAGCCGCATTTGTCGCTTTTACTTTTATACTTTTTGTGGTGAGTTTGGTGATGTTCTCAAAAATGGGTGGTGAGTTTATTCCTACGCTAGAAGAAGGTGATTTAGCCATGCAGCAAATTTTGCCGCCAGGCAGTTCATTAAGTCAAAGTGTAGAAACAGCCAAGATTATTCAAAACAAACTGCTCAAAGAGTTTCCAGAGATTGAAGATGTGGTATTGACTATTGGTTCTTCTGAAATCCCCACAGACCCAATGCCTGTGGAAGTAGGAGACTATACCTTAGTTATGAAGCCAAAATCAGAGTGGACTTCAGCTTCTAGCAGACAAGAGATGTTTGATAAAATTGATGCCTCACTGGTAGACATCCCTGGAGTCTCTTATGATTATTCGCAACCGATTCAGTTGCGATTTAATGAACTCATGACAGGAACCAAGGCCGATATTGCCATTAAACTTTTTGGTGACGATTTAGATTTGCTTTATACCAATGCAAAAAAGGCGGAAAAGCTTATTAGCAGTGTTTCCGGTGTAGGAAGCATCAATGTGGAGCAAACGATAGGTATGCCTCAAATTATCATTGATTATAATTATGATAAAATGGCTCAGTATGGTCTTGCTATCAAACAAGTAAACCAGGTGGTTAGAACGGCTTTTGCAGGAGAAAAAGCAGGGATTATTTATGAAGGTGAAAAGAGATTTGACCTAGTACTGAGGCTTGACCAAGAAAACAGAACTGGTATGCAAGATGTGCTGAACCTGTTTATTACGCTAAGTAATGGTAATCAGATTCCTTTAAGTTCTGTGGCAGATATCTCCTTAAAAGACTCACCAATGCAGATTTCGCGAGAGAACACTAACCGAAGAATTGTTATTGGCGTTAATGTAGGTGATACGGACGTTGAAACTTTGGTAGGTAATATTCAAGATAAGTTAGATGCTAACTTGGAATTGCCATCAGGTTATTATTTTACTTACGGAGGGCAGTTTGAAAATCTTAAAAAGGCAAATGCTAGACTTGCCGTGGCCTTGCCTTTGGCTCTGGCCATGATTTTTATTCTGTTGTATTTTACTTTTGGTTCTTTAGCTCAGGCTTGTTTAATTTTTACAGCTATTCCATTGTCCGCCATTGGTGGTGTGTGGGCCTTGGAGCTTCGAAGTCTTCCTTTTAGTATTTCTGCGGGCATTGGTTTTATCGCACTTTTTGGAGTGGCGGTGCTAAACGGAATTGTGCTTTTAGGTTACTTTAATCAACTTAAAAAAGAAGGAATGACGAATGTATTGGATAGAATCATAGAAGGAACTAAGGTTAGATTGAGACCTGTTTTGATGACAGCTGCAGTGGCTTCTTTTGGCTTTTTGCCTATGGCTCTATCCTCTTCTGGTGGTGCCGAAGTACAGCGTCCTTTGGCTACGGTAGTGATTGGTGGGCTTATTACAGCTACCTTTTTGACCTTGATTATTCTGCCAATTCTTTACTATTGGTTAGAGAATTGGAATGATAGAAAGTTAAAAGTTTCACCTTCAAAAATGGCTATGGTTTTAGTGCTTCTTTTAGGTGTTTCTGTCAAAGGCATGACTCAAAAGCGGGCTATTGATTTAGAAACAGCTTTAGAAATAGCTATTCAAAGTCATCCAGAAGTTAGGGTAGCGGATTTAGCTCTTGAGCAAAGTAAGAGTCTTCAAAATTTGAGGTATAATCCAGGAAATACAGATTTCAACTTTCAGGCAGACGCCATCAATGAAAAGTTTTATGGACAGCACGTAAATCAAATAGTGGTAAAACAGAGCTTTCAAAACCCAAGTTTGCTGAAAGCTACCAATAAGCTTCAAGATGAGTTGGCTACGAGAGATGCTATCAATAAGACTTTAACACTGGCAGAATTGAAAAGAGATGTTAGGTGGCTTTTTTATCAAATTCAGTTCAAAAAGCATTTATTGGAGCTTTATACATCTCAAATAGAAACCTATGCGGAGTATCAAAAAATGGCAAGTGTACGCTTGAACGCTGGGGCGTCAAACCCCATGGAGTCGCTGAATCTAAAGGCGAAAAGTAATGAGTTTGGCCTGCTTCAAAGTCAAACTGAACTGGAATTAGAAAACTTAGAAAAGGCTCTTCAATTTCAGTTAAATACACAGGAAGCGGTAATTACCGTGGCTAGGGATGAAATTATGAGCTATAGCACATTTACCATTGAAGGCATTCCGCAGGTTAAAATGAGAGAACAGGAAATGCTTATAAGCAAGGCTCAAACAGATGTTTTGCGTTCTAAAATGAAACCTGATTTTCATATTGGTTATGCTGCTCAAAACTATTATCAAGGTGGCTGGCTAAGTGGGGCACAGGCTGGTATAAGTTTGCCACTATTTAATGGGCAAACGAAAAAGAAAATTGAAGCTCAAAAAATAGCAGTAAAACAAGCCGAAGCAGAAAGGAATAGTGAAATGCTGCGTGCCGAGTTAGCTATAAACGCTGCTCAGCGAGCCATTCAAGTTTATGAAAAAGGAAGAAGCTTTTATAAAGAACAGCTTGAAACCCTTACACCAGAAATGGTAAGAGTAACACAACTAAATTATGAAGCAGGCGAGCTTCCGTATTTAGAACTCTTGAACACCTTGCAAATTTCGGCAAACACCCAAAAAGCTTACCTAGAGCAGGTTTGGGCATTAAATCAAGCTATCGCCAATTATCAATTCCTTACAAATCAATAA
- a CDS encoding efflux RND transporter periplasmic adaptor subunit, with protein MTNYIKYLLLASGALLTSCSTEIQETETAEAEEQYHEAASVTLTAKQMETIGLETGGLSSIKLNGFVKASGMLGLPPNAYSSVTAKAAGIIKGNNKYIEGNYLKKGVVIAYIENPDFIIKQQEYLETKALLKLKTLEKERQKTLYDAAAGVSRTLENAEAEVEMLEAKSMSLAKQLAYLGIPIDKLTPNNINQRIPLIAPMSGYITKINMHNGMYADATASLMEIVANDHLHLELDVFEKDIADIKIGQEISYTVPAIGNQTYDGEVSVIGKEFDQEKKTVRVHGHLHGDQPPFIKDLFINAQIWLNDKTVDALPEGAILKDGDSSFIYLLGSKDEEGTASFDKLAVIPGAMNKGFVSVKFIDALPENASIVTKGAYYILAQSKKGELLE; from the coding sequence ATGACTAATTATATAAAATATTTATTGTTAGCAAGTGGAGCTCTTTTGACTTCATGTAGCACAGAAATACAAGAAACCGAAACTGCAGAGGCGGAAGAGCAATATCATGAAGCTGCGAGTGTGACTTTAACTGCTAAACAGATGGAAACCATTGGTTTAGAAACGGGAGGTTTGTCAAGCATTAAACTAAATGGTTTTGTGAAGGCGTCAGGAATGCTTGGGCTACCACCCAATGCGTATTCTTCTGTAACAGCGAAGGCTGCTGGAATTATTAAAGGAAACAATAAGTACATTGAGGGAAATTACCTTAAAAAAGGAGTTGTCATAGCGTATATTGAAAATCCAGATTTTATTATTAAGCAGCAAGAATACTTAGAAACTAAGGCTTTATTAAAACTTAAAACCTTAGAAAAAGAAAGGCAAAAAACGCTTTATGATGCGGCCGCTGGTGTTTCTAGAACTTTGGAAAACGCTGAAGCGGAGGTTGAAATGTTGGAAGCTAAAAGCATGAGTTTAGCAAAGCAGCTCGCTTATTTAGGGATTCCAATAGATAAATTGACCCCGAATAATATAAATCAGAGAATTCCGCTTATTGCTCCTATGAGTGGTTATATCACAAAAATAAACATGCATAATGGTATGTATGCTGATGCTACTGCTTCACTTATGGAAATAGTGGCAAACGACCATTTACATTTAGAGCTTGATGTTTTTGAAAAAGACATAGCCGATATAAAAATAGGGCAGGAGATAAGCTACACCGTACCTGCCATTGGAAATCAAACGTATGATGGAGAGGTAAGTGTGATAGGAAAGGAATTTGACCAAGAGAAAAAAACGGTAAGAGTGCACGGTCATTTGCATGGAGACCAGCCACCTTTCATAAAAGACCTTTTTATCAATGCTCAAATTTGGCTAAACGATAAAACCGTAGATGCCCTTCCTGAAGGAGCTATACTGAAAGATGGCGATAGTTCTTTTATCTATTTGCTTGGCAGCAAAGACGAGGAGGGTACGGCGTCTTTTGATAAGCTAGCTGTAATACCAGGAGCCATGAATAAGGGCTTTGTGTCTGTTAAGTTTATAGATGCTTTACCTGAAAATGCTAGTATTGTCACCAAGGGAGCGTACTATATTTTAGCCCAGTCTAAGAAAGGTGAGTTGTTAGAATAA
- a CDS encoding arylsulfatase encodes MKSKYLLFFILPFFYSCKPAPQKPNIILIYADDLGIGMLSHEGQKIIKTPHIDRLAKEGMRFENAYANMLCAPSRASLISGMTDCHENRFEVTHGGIYKKATPSNLAAIEKSINDVLTPIPEEQVFLGEVAQKMGYKTAQFGKLEWGFSATDLQMKRHGWDHYFGYLDHERAHGFYPPFLFEDGKLVEIEGNTLLNSGKSAEPETPEAFEERWNMDGKKVYSQNLFMDKVLNFIESNKENPFFMYFPTQLPHGPVSIPEVHPDFINDNRLTQIEKEYASMVKMLDDNVGQILDKVKNLNLDDNTIIIFASDNGHEIYYTEEGHIQKPYTNLQTGERFNDLDMKYSSQLSGDVFNGNGSRAGMKRSNLQGGINIPLIVRWPEKIQKGSTSQRLVANYDLLPTIAEITGFDSEYETDGLSFFKELLGESNEKEHDYVVYSSFTGPTLIAKDGWKIRTDLKKDAVELFYLPEDFREENDLSKQEPEKLKALQALLLKACDGDLANGHFQNKNNIGLAK; translated from the coding sequence ATGAAATCAAAGTATCTCCTATTCTTTATCCTTCCATTTTTTTATTCCTGTAAACCTGCACCTCAAAAGCCCAATATCATCTTGATATATGCCGACGATTTAGGAATAGGAATGTTAAGTCACGAAGGACAAAAAATCATTAAAACACCTCATATAGATAGATTGGCGAAGGAAGGTATGCGATTTGAAAATGCTTACGCCAATATGCTTTGTGCCCCTTCGCGGGCTTCACTAATTAGCGGTATGACCGATTGCCATGAAAATAGGTTCGAAGTCACACATGGCGGCATCTATAAAAAGGCAACACCATCTAACTTAGCAGCAATTGAAAAAAGTATAAACGATGTGCTTACGCCAATTCCTGAAGAGCAAGTATTTTTAGGAGAAGTAGCTCAAAAAATGGGCTATAAAACCGCTCAATTTGGTAAATTAGAATGGGGTTTTTCTGCTACAGATTTGCAAATGAAGCGTCATGGATGGGACCATTATTTTGGTTACTTAGACCACGAAAGAGCTCATGGCTTTTATCCACCATTTCTTTTTGAAGATGGTAAATTGGTAGAGATTGAAGGTAACACACTCCTAAATTCTGGTAAATCTGCAGAGCCAGAAACTCCTGAGGCTTTTGAGGAACGCTGGAACATGGACGGTAAAAAAGTCTACTCGCAAAACCTCTTTATGGACAAGGTGCTAAACTTTATAGAGAGTAATAAGGAGAATCCTTTTTTCATGTATTTCCCTACCCAGTTACCACATGGTCCTGTTTCTATTCCTGAGGTGCACCCTGACTTCATAAACGACAACCGTTTAACCCAAATAGAGAAAGAATATGCTTCCATGGTCAAGATGCTAGATGATAACGTGGGACAAATACTTGACAAAGTAAAAAACCTAAATTTGGATGATAATACCATCATTATTTTTGCTTCAGATAATGGTCATGAAATATACTATACAGAGGAAGGTCATATCCAAAAACCTTATACCAACCTACAAACTGGCGAACGCTTCAATGATTTAGACATGAAGTATTCTAGCCAACTATCTGGCGATGTTTTTAACGGAAACGGTAGCAGAGCCGGTATGAAAAGAAGTAACCTTCAAGGCGGTATAAATATTCCATTGATAGTAAGATGGCCAGAGAAAATTCAAAAAGGAAGCACCAGCCAACGATTAGTGGCTAATTATGATTTATTACCAACCATTGCAGAGATTACGGGCTTTGATTCAGAATATGAAACGGATGGACTTTCTTTCTTCAAAGAGTTACTCGGCGAATCTAATGAGAAAGAGCATGACTATGTAGTTTATTCCTCTTTTACTGGACCAACATTAATAGCCAAAGATGGCTGGAAAATAAGAACGGACTTAAAAAAAGACGCAGTTGAGCTTTTCTATTTGCCAGAAGATTTTAGAGAAGAAAATGACTTATCAAAACAAGAACCAGAAAAGCTAAAGGCCTTGCAGGCATTACTTCTTAAAGCCTGTGATGGCGACTTAGCTAACGGTCATTTTCAGAATAAAAATAATATTGGGCTTGCTAAGTAG